The Methanobacterium sp. BAmetb5 genome includes a region encoding these proteins:
- a CDS encoding PAP2 family protein has translation MTPSTENKSFTTSLASFISTVSNPPLVAIPVFLVINYTLLYNGNWAWFSFLSIFFVSILPIITSSLWILRNNLEVDMPRREDRIYPLLLVILSYVVGVIVLFAAGAPPLTSALMVCYLNNTLIVLLFSLFWKISIHAMGIAGPATALIYLFGWPGLAFSLVVPLVVWSRLHLKRHTPAQLITGTTLGYLLTALQLYLLLGF, from the coding sequence ATGACCCCTTCTACAGAGAACAAATCATTTACCACTAGCTTGGCCAGTTTCATATCCACAGTAAGCAACCCTCCCCTGGTAGCCATCCCCGTTTTTCTGGTTATCAATTACACTCTACTTTACAATGGGAACTGGGCATGGTTTTCATTCCTTAGCATATTCTTCGTGAGTATTTTACCCATAATTACTAGTTCACTGTGGATACTGAGAAACAATCTGGAAGTGGACATGCCTCGCCGAGAAGACAGGATCTATCCCCTGTTACTGGTTATTCTGTCCTACGTGGTGGGGGTAATTGTACTCTTCGCTGCCGGCGCTCCACCACTTACCTCAGCATTAATGGTCTGCTACTTAAACAACACCCTCATCGTGCTCCTGTTCAGTTTGTTCTGGAAGATCAGCATACACGCCATGGGTATTGCTGGTCCAGCCACCGCACTTATCTACCTTTTCGGCTGGCCCGGGCTGGCATTCAGTTTAGTGGTGCCCCTGGTAGTGTGGAGCAGACTGCACCTTAAAAGACACACCCCAGCCCAGCTAATTACCGGGACAACCTTGGGTTATTTGTTAACCGCATTGCAGCTTTACTTGTTACTGGGATTTTAA
- a CDS encoding HIT family protein — MAETEHWLIILAPDQRNLGTCVVALKRDEKELSGLKDEEWADLALVVKKLESAIRKAFNATMFNWGCLMNSSYLEDPACPHLHWHFIPRYKNQVEFNGKTFYDPCFGKSTMYNRNPAVQLSIQFKNEIKNRILKYLKL; from the coding sequence GTGGCTGAAACTGAACACTGGCTTATCATCCTGGCCCCGGATCAGAGGAATCTGGGAACCTGTGTCGTGGCCCTTAAAAGGGATGAAAAAGAGCTCTCCGGGTTAAAAGATGAAGAATGGGCTGACCTTGCCCTGGTGGTTAAAAAACTCGAATCAGCAATTCGAAAAGCTTTTAACGCCACCATGTTCAACTGGGGATGTTTGATGAACTCCTCCTACCTAGAAGACCCAGCCTGCCCCCATTTGCACTGGCATTTCATTCCCCGTTACAAGAATCAGGTGGAATTCAATGGAAAAACATTTTATGACCCTTGTTTTGGTAAAAGTACCATGTATAATCGAAACCCTGCAGTTCAACTATCAATTCAGTTTAAAAATGAAATAAAAAATCGTATATTGAAGTATCTAAAGTTATAA